A DNA window from Bdellovibrio sp. BCCA contains the following coding sequences:
- the secA gene encoding preprotein translocase subunit SecA: MVTQILTKMFGTKHDREMKKIQPTVDRINALEPKMAALTDEQLKAKTPEFQERLRKGETVDDILPEAFAVCREAAKRVLGMRHYDVQLIGGIVLNRGNIAEMRTGEGKTLVATLPVYLNALTGKGVHLVTVNDYLVRRDAEWMGRLYGWLGLTTGIIVHGLNDQQRKEMYACDITYCTNNELGFDYLRDNMKFDLADYVQRGHYFAIVDECDSILVDEARTPLIISGPAESSTDKYYAVNAIIPQLKRDVHFTMEEKTKTASLTDEGNAKVEELMGLSNLYDPQNIEILHHVYQGLKAYYLYRRDVEYMIKDGEIVIVDEFTGRLMPGRRWSDGLHQAIEAKEGVEVKSENQTLATITFQNYFRMYEKLSGMTGTADTEAVEFQKIYKLDVNVIPTNKPIQRKDQEDVVYKSENAKYKAITKDIKERIAKGQPILVGTESIEKSEALSNFLRKEGIKHEVLNAKQHEREAEIVAQAGRKGAVTIATNMAGRGTDIMLGGNAEMLAKAAVGNDDSPEYQEMYQKLKPQVEAERAEVRSLGGLYIIGTERHESRRIDNQLRGRSGRQGDPGESRFYLSLEDKLMRIFNGERIQKIMEMLNIPEDEPITAKMVTNAIEGAQRKVEGHNFDIRKNLMEYDSVMNAQRNAIYGMRRKVLEGQEIERTTLDWLGDVVSSLLDTYIPEDGKKEEWSLDGLNNSLAQTFGFKVEFEKMAINSETVTDAVKNGVKEVFERQKSSMGPFFEQVQKMILLQSIDNHWKNHLYVIDKLKEGIGLRGYAQKDPLIEYKKEAFKAFETLNNTIKNDAIEKIMRVQLVAQQSEEQVLESLRPEEADLDELDYSSPSESDIGHSLPEMETAEAPTRKMTFQSGPRDDRPMNREERRRLDKQGKGKR; the protein is encoded by the coding sequence ATGGTTACACAAATTCTCACAAAAATGTTCGGAACGAAGCACGACCGTGAAATGAAAAAGATCCAACCAACGGTGGATCGTATCAATGCGCTAGAGCCTAAAATGGCAGCGCTCACGGATGAACAACTCAAAGCCAAGACGCCTGAATTTCAAGAGCGCCTTAGAAAAGGCGAAACAGTTGATGACATCTTACCAGAAGCATTCGCGGTCTGCCGTGAAGCTGCGAAGCGCGTTTTGGGAATGCGCCACTACGACGTACAGTTGATCGGTGGTATCGTTCTGAATCGTGGCAACATCGCCGAGATGAGAACCGGTGAAGGTAAAACACTTGTTGCAACTTTGCCTGTGTACTTGAATGCATTGACTGGAAAAGGCGTTCACCTTGTTACGGTGAATGATTACCTTGTTCGTCGTGATGCCGAATGGATGGGCCGTCTTTACGGATGGTTGGGTCTTACAACAGGAATTATCGTTCACGGTTTGAACGACCAGCAACGTAAAGAAATGTACGCTTGCGATATCACGTACTGCACGAACAATGAACTTGGTTTCGACTATCTTCGCGATAACATGAAGTTTGATTTGGCTGATTACGTTCAGCGCGGTCACTACTTTGCGATCGTGGATGAGTGTGACTCCATCCTTGTCGATGAAGCTCGTACGCCGCTCATCATTTCGGGTCCTGCGGAATCTTCCACTGATAAATATTACGCTGTGAACGCGATCATTCCGCAATTGAAGCGCGATGTTCACTTCACAATGGAAGAAAAAACGAAGACAGCATCTTTGACGGATGAAGGTAACGCGAAGGTGGAAGAACTTATGGGTCTTTCCAACCTTTACGATCCACAAAACATCGAAATTCTTCACCACGTTTACCAAGGTTTGAAGGCTTACTATCTTTACCGTCGCGACGTTGAATATATGATCAAAGATGGCGAAATCGTGATCGTGGATGAGTTCACAGGTCGTTTGATGCCAGGTCGTCGTTGGAGTGATGGTCTTCACCAAGCTATCGAAGCTAAAGAAGGTGTCGAAGTTAAATCTGAAAACCAAACTTTGGCGACGATCACTTTCCAAAACTACTTCCGCATGTACGAAAAACTTTCGGGCATGACAGGTACAGCTGACACAGAAGCCGTGGAGTTCCAAAAAATCTACAAGCTTGATGTGAACGTGATCCCGACAAATAAACCAATCCAACGTAAAGACCAAGAGGACGTGGTTTATAAGTCTGAGAACGCAAAATACAAAGCGATCACAAAAGACATCAAAGAGCGTATCGCAAAAGGCCAGCCGATTCTCGTCGGTACAGAGTCTATTGAGAAATCAGAAGCTTTGAGCAACTTCCTTCGTAAAGAAGGTATCAAGCACGAAGTTCTGAACGCAAAACAACACGAACGTGAAGCGGAAATCGTCGCGCAAGCGGGTCGTAAAGGTGCCGTGACAATCGCAACAAATATGGCGGGTCGTGGTACGGATATCATGCTGGGTGGTAACGCTGAGATGTTGGCAAAAGCGGCCGTTGGTAATGACGACTCTCCAGAATATCAAGAGATGTATCAAAAACTAAAACCACAAGTGGAAGCAGAGCGTGCAGAAGTGCGTAGTCTTGGTGGTTTGTACATCATCGGTACGGAAAGACATGAATCTCGTCGTATCGACAATCAGCTTCGTGGTCGTTCCGGCCGTCAAGGGGACCCAGGGGAATCTCGTTTTTATCTTTCATTGGAAGATAAATTGATGAGAATCTTCAACGGCGAGCGCATCCAAAAAATCATGGAAATGCTCAACATTCCTGAAGATGAACCAATCACTGCGAAAATGGTGACGAACGCGATCGAAGGCGCGCAACGCAAAGTTGAAGGACACAACTTCGACATTCGTAAAAACTTGATGGAGTACGACTCTGTCATGAATGCGCAAAGAAACGCGATCTACGGAATGCGCAGAAAAGTTCTTGAAGGCCAAGAAATCGAAAGAACAACATTGGATTGGTTGGGAGACGTGGTTTCAAGTCTTCTTGATACTTACATCCCTGAAGACGGTAAAAAAGAAGAGTGGAGTCTTGACGGACTTAACAACTCTTTGGCGCAGACTTTCGGATTCAAAGTTGAATTTGAAAAAATGGCGATCAATTCAGAAACGGTGACGGACGCTGTGAAAAACGGCGTGAAAGAAGTCTTTGAACGTCAAAAATCTTCAATGGGTCCTTTCTTTGAACAAGTTCAAAAAATGATCTTGCTTCAAAGCATCGACAATCACTGGAAGAACCACTTGTACGTGATCGATAAATTGAAAGAAGGTATCGGCCTTCGTGGTTACGCACAAAAAGATCCTTTGATTGAATACAAAAAAGAAGCTTTCAAAGCGTTTGAAACTTTGAATAACACAATCAAAAACGACGCCATTGAAAAAATCATGCGTGTTCAGCTTGTTGCTCAGCAATCTGAGGAGCAAGTTCTTGAAAGCCTTCGGCCCGAAGAGGCAGACTTAGATGAGTTAGATTATTCATCTCCTTCAGAGTCTGACATTGGGCACAGTTTGCCTGAGATGGAGACGGCTGAAGCTCCAACGCGTAAGATGACTTTCCAAAGCGGACCTCGTGATGATCGTCCGATGAACCGCGAAGAACGTCGTCGTTTGGATAAACAAGGTAAAGGAAAAAGATAA
- the rsgA gene encoding ribosome small subunit-dependent GTPase A, whose amino-acid sequence MNLYSKLIPLGWDVFFEQQLENLNEGFQVGRVISQERELYRVAFSAEETSWAQLSGRFRHDHEMSSGSFPAVGDWVVCKNEEQQDRALIQQVLDRRSCFYRKDPMQGVQVVASNMDVVFIVTSMNRDMNLKRLDRYLSMAWDSGASPVVVLSKMDLAEDAEALIQELENTYVGIPIHGVSVLNPETCEVLKTYLKPGKTVVLMGSSGVGKSTLTNFFLGEEIIKTQSAREDDDRGRHTTTSRFLYQLPEGALLMDTPGMRQLALVDQEEGVEGLFEDIVELGSSCRFRDCAHHGEPGCAIQAALEDGTLQEDRWESYLKLQKEVAFQARKEDKNKFAEDKKKWKQISKDLRVRLKQKGRGKI is encoded by the coding sequence GTGAATTTATATTCAAAGCTCATCCCTTTGGGGTGGGACGTATTTTTTGAACAACAGTTAGAAAATTTAAACGAAGGATTTCAAGTCGGCCGCGTGATCAGCCAGGAACGCGAATTATATCGTGTGGCCTTTTCCGCAGAGGAAACCTCCTGGGCGCAGCTTTCAGGGCGCTTTCGCCATGATCATGAAATGTCGTCAGGATCTTTCCCTGCGGTCGGTGATTGGGTCGTTTGTAAGAATGAAGAGCAACAAGATCGAGCACTCATTCAACAAGTGCTCGACCGTCGTTCTTGTTTTTATCGCAAAGATCCGATGCAAGGTGTGCAAGTCGTGGCCTCGAACATGGACGTCGTTTTTATTGTGACCTCTATGAATAGGGACATGAACTTAAAACGCTTGGATCGTTATCTCAGCATGGCTTGGGACAGTGGCGCCTCACCGGTTGTAGTTTTAAGCAAGATGGATCTGGCCGAAGACGCAGAAGCCCTTATTCAGGAACTTGAAAACACTTATGTCGGTATTCCGATTCATGGAGTGAGTGTTTTAAATCCTGAAACGTGCGAGGTTTTAAAAACATATTTAAAACCAGGAAAAACCGTCGTGTTGATGGGTTCCTCAGGGGTTGGCAAATCCACTTTGACGAATTTCTTTTTAGGAGAAGAAATTATTAAAACTCAAAGTGCCAGAGAAGATGACGATCGCGGCCGACATACAACGACGTCACGTTTTCTGTATCAACTACCAGAAGGCGCTCTTTTGATGGACACACCAGGGATGAGGCAGCTCGCATTGGTAGATCAGGAAGAGGGTGTCGAAGGACTTTTTGAAGACATCGTAGAATTAGGTTCTTCATGTCGCTTCAGGGATTGTGCTCATCATGGAGAACCAGGCTGCGCAATTCAAGCAGCTCTTGAAGACGGAACTTTGCAGGAAGACAGGTGGGAAAGTTATTTAAAACTGCAAAAGGAAGTCGCCTTCCAAGCTCGCAAAGAGGATAAAAACAAGTTCGCGGAAGATAAGAAAAAATGGAAGCAGATCAGTAAAGACCTGCGCGTCCGTTTAAAACAAAAAGGCCGGGGAAAAATTTAA
- a CDS encoding outer membrane protein assembly factor BamE produces the protein MLRYLAIPVVLIGLLTTACQTSMLKQFSEVKPGMEKDDVLDLMGTPTRTQRYHGKDRWTYVFYDKRIRFEKEVQFFDGSAIYVGDISQPEANRTAVAMDTTNDVKNREIDEQIARDVEKHRRSYEEYEAQSKGEDKVRYVPSFEPVR, from the coding sequence ATGCTCCGATATTTGGCTATTCCTGTCGTTTTAATAGGGCTTCTAACGACAGCTTGTCAGACATCAATGCTCAAGCAGTTTTCAGAAGTAAAACCCGGCATGGAAAAAGACGATGTCCTGGATTTGATGGGAACTCCCACTCGCACGCAGCGCTATCATGGCAAAGACCGTTGGACCTACGTTTTCTATGACAAACGCATTCGCTTCGAAAAAGAAGTTCAATTCTTTGATGGCAGTGCTATTTACGTCGGTGATATTTCGCAACCGGAAGCCAATCGAACAGCCGTTGCGATGGATACGACGAATGACGTTAAAAACAGAGAGATCGATGAGCAGATTGCTCGTGATGTAGAAAAGCACCGTCGCAGCTATGAAGAGTATGAAGCACAAAGCAAAGGTGAGGATAAAGTCCGCTACGTTCCAAGTTTTGAACCCGTCCGCTAA
- a CDS encoding matrixin family metalloprotease, whose product MYKYLILPFIMLALCACQQGPTLGPGDEDHLASAAESDCGFVQNAYGQRVSWKKNIPVVLELHKSFAPEYEDILQRAAQHWNDAAGMTLFRFERTASTLSEKATKDSMNTIHWMLDWPESQKSLQALTNLYWRSNQLYEADIAVDNKYFNYFSDVATTPYDVHLESLLIHELGHVLGLKHRSTVPSVMWAVLNGAIKRDTLTAADRDTLKCEY is encoded by the coding sequence ATGTATAAATACCTCATCCTTCCTTTTATTATGTTGGCTTTATGCGCATGCCAGCAAGGACCTACGCTGGGCCCAGGAGATGAGGATCATTTGGCCAGTGCCGCAGAATCTGACTGCGGTTTCGTACAAAATGCCTATGGGCAGCGCGTTTCTTGGAAAAAAAATATTCCGGTTGTTTTAGAACTCCATAAAAGTTTCGCGCCCGAATACGAAGACATTCTTCAGCGTGCAGCCCAACACTGGAATGATGCTGCGGGAATGACTTTGTTCCGTTTTGAAAGAACGGCCAGCACACTTTCTGAAAAAGCGACCAAAGATTCCATGAACACTATTCACTGGATGCTGGATTGGCCAGAGTCGCAAAAAAGTCTGCAAGCTTTGACAAATCTCTATTGGCGCAGCAATCAGCTTTATGAAGCCGATATTGCTGTCGACAATAAATACTTTAATTACTTTAGCGATGTTGCGACAACTCCCTATGATGTTCACTTGGAGAGTCTTTTAATTCACGAATTGGGACACGTTTTAGGACTGAAACATCGAAGCACCGTTCCCAGCGTAATGTGGGCCGTGCTCAATGGCGCTATTAAAAGAGACACCTTAACTGCCGCAGACCGAGACACACTGAAATGCGAGTATTGA